A region of Jonquetella anthropi DSM 22815 DNA encodes the following proteins:
- the rpmI gene encoding 50S ribosomal protein L35: protein MANMKTKSRSAAKKRFSLTATGKVRYHKCGKSHLLGCKNAKHRRRLRKAGIASDAATPSIKLMIPYAK from the coding sequence ATGGCCAACATGAAGACAAAGTCGCGCAGCGCTGCAAAGAAACGCTTTTCCCTGACGGCAACCGGCAAGGTCCGCTACCACAAGTGCGGTAAGAGCCACCTGCTGGGCTGCAAAAACGCCAAGCACCGCCGCCGTCTGCGCAAAGCGGGAATCGCCAGCGATGCCGCAACGCCGAGCATCAAGCTCATGATCCCCTACGCCAAGTAG
- the infC gene encoding translation initiation factor IF-3 has product MTIARKSTDEPRVNEEITAEQILVIDDEGVKLGVMTVEEAIHIASERELDVVEVAPDGKPPVCRVMDYGKYRYQQQKRVKDARKKQKVQALKEMKMRPKIDEHDYDFKTRAIAKFLETGHRVKVSVFFRGREMAFLDKGRDVLNRVAADVAEVGRMEGEPRMEGRYMRAMFAPGGAANEQTK; this is encoded by the coding sequence TTGACCATAGCCAGGAAATCAACAGACGAACCCCGCGTCAACGAAGAGATTACAGCCGAACAAATTCTCGTGATCGACGACGAAGGAGTGAAGTTGGGCGTCATGACCGTCGAGGAAGCGATTCACATCGCGTCCGAGAGGGAACTCGACGTGGTTGAGGTGGCCCCGGACGGCAAACCGCCGGTGTGCCGCGTTATGGACTACGGCAAATATCGGTATCAGCAGCAGAAACGAGTGAAAGACGCCCGCAAGAAGCAAAAAGTTCAGGCCTTGAAGGAAATGAAAATGAGGCCGAAGATCGACGAGCACGACTACGACTTCAAGACGCGCGCCATCGCCAAGTTCCTGGAAACGGGTCATCGAGTCAAGGTATCAGTCTTCTTCCGCGGAAGAGAGATGGCCTTCCTAGACAAGGGAAGAGACGTTCTCAACCGCGTTGCCGCCGACGTGGCCGAAGTGGGCCGCATGGAAGGCGAGCCCCGCATGGAAGGCCGATACATGAGAGCGATGTTCGCCCCCGGCGGAGCAGCAAACGAACAGACAAAATAG
- the dut gene encoding dUTP diphosphatase, protein MTLKIFVRRLCPEIPLPAYATKDSAGMDLRAASDVQILPGRTALVPTGLAVALPPGYEAQIRPRSGLAARYGISIPNAPGTIDSDYRGEISVILINLGSQPFDVHRGDRIAQMVIAPVVQAVWEEVETLDETDRGDGGFGHTQIR, encoded by the coding sequence ATGACGCTGAAAATTTTTGTCCGCCGGCTCTGCCCTGAAATTCCGCTACCCGCCTACGCGACAAAAGACTCGGCGGGCATGGACCTTCGGGCGGCGTCGGACGTTCAAATACTTCCCGGCAGGACTGCCCTCGTGCCAACAGGCCTAGCGGTCGCCCTGCCGCCCGGGTACGAAGCCCAAATACGACCCCGCAGCGGCTTAGCCGCACGCTACGGCATATCAATTCCCAACGCTCCGGGAACCATTGACAGTGACTATCGGGGCGAAATATCAGTGATCTTGATCAACTTAGGATCCCAGCCTTTTGACGTTCACCGGGGCGACCGAATCGCCCAGATGGTGATCGCTCCGGTCGTTCAGGCCGTATGGGAAGAAGTCGAAACGCTGGACGAAACGGACCGAGGCGACGGCGGATTCGGCCACACCCAGATCCGCTAG
- the rplT gene encoding 50S ribosomal protein L20 produces the protein MRVKVASSSDRKRKKLFSITKGFFGRKKNVYRNAREAYLHALTSMYKDRRRKKRDFRRLWITRINAAARMEDMSYSQFMNGLKKSRIEINRKMLAELAVNEPAAFGALAAQARQALSK, from the coding sequence ATGCGAGTAAAAGTCGCCAGCTCCAGCGATCGGAAGCGGAAGAAGCTATTTTCAATCACTAAGGGATTTTTTGGGCGCAAGAAGAACGTCTACCGGAACGCTCGGGAGGCCTACCTTCACGCTCTGACCAGCATGTACAAGGACAGACGCCGGAAGAAACGGGATTTCCGCCGTCTGTGGATTACCCGAATCAACGCCGCTGCACGGATGGAAGATATGTCCTACAGCCAGTTCATGAACGGCCTGAAGAAGTCCCGCATTGAGATCAACCGAAAAATGCTTGCCGAGCTGGCCGTCAATGAGCCGGCAGCTTTCGGCGCGCTGGCCGCTCAGGCTCGTCAGGCGCTCAGCAAGTAA
- the thrS gene encoding threonine--tRNA ligase: MPIKISEVFDQWGCLKNAVAAFVGEEEKDLNIVVEKDAVLRPITPDMPEGLDIIRHSSAHLLADAVTRLFPGAVPAIGPVIKDGFYYDIQFPQPISESDLPRIEKEMQRIVKKCVPLERISVTVPEAIQLFKERKDPYKVEILEGVTDPQVNVYWQDTYVDLCRGPHVPNTKFLRHVKLLSVAGAYWRGDEHNIMLTRIYGTTFDTAEGLETYLKRMEEAKKRDHRKIGKEMDLFSFHKEGIGFPFFHPKGMVVMNSLLDFWRRLHTLNGYSEARTPMILNRDLWVQSGHWDHYQQNMYFTTIDEMPCAIKPMNCPGGILIYKDRLHSYKEFPIRLAELGHVHRHEKTGELHGLMRVRSFTQDDAHHFCTPEQIKDEVKFIMALDDYVYSKVFGFKYHVELSTRPDNSIGSDELWATAEKALQETLEETNTPYVLNPGDGAFYGPKIDFHLEDCIGRTWQCGTIQLDFSMPEKFDMVYIGPDGKEHRPVMLHRTILGSIERFMGILIEQYAGAFPYWMAPVQVKILPVNESHVAYAKDLKDQLADRGHRVEIDLSDEKLGKKIRNAQVEKVPFMLVIGDKEVENKTVALRDRAEGDKGSVSQEQLFELLANQYDPKADNYRAK, from the coding sequence GTGCCGATAAAAATCAGCGAAGTCTTTGACCAGTGGGGCTGCCTGAAAAACGCCGTCGCGGCGTTCGTCGGCGAGGAGGAGAAAGATCTGAATATCGTCGTGGAGAAGGACGCCGTCCTGCGTCCCATTACGCCCGACATGCCGGAAGGGCTGGACATCATCCGTCACAGCTCGGCCCACCTGCTGGCTGACGCGGTGACCCGGCTTTTCCCCGGCGCCGTGCCGGCTATCGGCCCGGTCATCAAGGACGGGTTCTACTACGACATTCAGTTCCCTCAGCCGATCAGCGAAAGCGACCTGCCGCGGATCGAAAAGGAAATGCAGCGCATCGTCAAGAAATGTGTCCCGCTCGAGCGGATCAGCGTCACCGTTCCTGAGGCCATTCAGCTGTTCAAGGAGCGGAAGGATCCGTACAAGGTAGAGATCCTCGAAGGCGTCACCGACCCGCAGGTTAACGTCTACTGGCAGGACACCTATGTGGACCTGTGCCGCGGGCCTCACGTCCCGAACACGAAGTTCCTCCGGCACGTCAAGCTTCTGTCCGTTGCCGGCGCTTACTGGCGCGGGGACGAGCACAACATCATGCTCACCCGTATCTACGGAACGACTTTCGACACCGCGGAAGGGCTGGAGACCTACTTGAAGCGGATGGAGGAAGCCAAGAAGAGAGACCACCGCAAAATCGGAAAGGAAATGGACCTGTTCAGCTTCCACAAGGAGGGGATCGGGTTCCCGTTCTTCCACCCCAAGGGCATGGTGGTCATGAACTCCCTTCTCGATTTCTGGCGCCGTCTCCACACCCTCAACGGGTACAGCGAGGCCCGCACGCCCATGATCCTGAACCGGGACCTGTGGGTTCAGTCCGGTCACTGGGATCACTACCAGCAGAACATGTACTTTACCACCATCGACGAGATGCCCTGTGCCATTAAGCCGATGAACTGCCCGGGCGGGATCCTGATTTACAAGGACCGTCTTCACAGCTACAAAGAGTTCCCGATTCGGCTGGCCGAGCTGGGACACGTCCACCGGCACGAGAAAACCGGCGAGCTTCACGGTCTGATGAGAGTCCGCAGCTTCACTCAGGACGACGCCCACCACTTCTGCACCCCCGAGCAGATCAAGGACGAAGTCAAGTTCATCATGGCGCTGGACGACTATGTTTACAGCAAAGTATTCGGCTTCAAGTACCACGTCGAGCTGTCAACCCGTCCCGACAACTCCATCGGCTCGGATGAACTGTGGGCGACGGCCGAGAAGGCCCTTCAGGAAACCCTTGAGGAGACGAACACCCCGTACGTCCTCAACCCGGGCGACGGCGCGTTCTACGGCCCGAAGATCGACTTCCACTTGGAAGACTGCATTGGCCGGACGTGGCAGTGCGGAACGATTCAGCTTGACTTCAGTATGCCCGAAAAGTTCGACATGGTTTACATCGGCCCCGACGGTAAGGAACACCGCCCGGTCATGCTGCACCGGACCATTCTGGGAAGCATCGAGCGATTCATGGGCATCCTGATCGAACAGTACGCCGGCGCGTTCCCGTACTGGATGGCCCCCGTGCAGGTCAAGATCCTGCCGGTCAACGAGTCCCACGTAGCCTACGCAAAGGACCTGAAAGACCAGCTGGCCGATCGGGGACACCGGGTTGAAATTGACCTGTCGGACGAAAAGCTGGGCAAGAAAATCCGCAACGCGCAGGTGGAGAAAGTTCCGTTCATGCTGGTCATCGGCGACAAAGAAGTAGAGAACAAGACCGTCGCCCTGAGAGACAGAGCTGAAGGCGACAAGGGCAGCGTTTCCCAGGAACAGCTGTTTGAACTTTTGGCAAATCAGTACGACCCGAAAGCGGATAACTACCGGGCAAAATAA
- the pheS gene encoding phenylalanine--tRNA ligase subunit alpha: protein MSDLTDRIEQIRRDLRGLLKEGLTSQALQDIKVRFFGKKGDMTQLQKLLGKMTPQERPTAGKIINDAKNELSALLDGAIARKTKEAMDEAERKDRVDVTQPACGRPWGSCHPVVQVTFDVLEVLTNLGFSVRLGPEIESDYYCFEALNIPPHHPARDMQDTFYFPDGSLLRPHTSPVQIRSMLALGAPLRVACPGRVYRRDSDPTHSPMFHQVEGLVVDKNISVADLKGCLEAMVSGVFGRSLAARYRASYFPFTEPSLEMDIECFSCGGHDSSCRICKGTGWLEIGGMGMVHPSVLRAGGVDPSQFTGFAWGMGLDRIAMLKYGLNDLRALFDGDVNYLLSGRNQ, encoded by the coding sequence GTGAGCGATCTGACTGACCGTATCGAACAAATCCGCCGGGATCTCCGCGGCCTTCTGAAAGAGGGACTGACGTCCCAAGCCCTTCAGGATATTAAAGTCCGTTTCTTCGGCAAAAAAGGCGACATGACCCAGCTGCAGAAACTTCTCGGGAAGATGACCCCGCAGGAGCGTCCGACGGCGGGAAAAATCATCAACGACGCTAAAAACGAGCTTTCAGCCCTCCTCGACGGCGCCATTGCCCGCAAGACCAAAGAGGCAATGGACGAAGCCGAGCGCAAAGACCGGGTTGACGTCACCCAGCCGGCGTGCGGCCGGCCGTGGGGGAGCTGTCACCCGGTCGTTCAGGTTACCTTCGACGTGCTGGAAGTACTCACCAACTTGGGCTTTTCCGTCCGTCTTGGTCCTGAGATCGAAAGCGACTACTACTGCTTCGAGGCCCTCAACATTCCGCCGCACCACCCGGCCCGGGACATGCAGGACACGTTCTATTTCCCCGACGGCTCGCTTTTGAGACCTCATACGTCTCCGGTTCAGATCCGTTCCATGCTCGCCCTTGGCGCGCCGCTGCGGGTGGCCTGCCCTGGACGGGTTTACCGCCGGGACAGCGATCCGACCCACTCGCCGATGTTTCATCAGGTCGAAGGCCTCGTCGTTGACAAGAACATTTCCGTCGCCGACCTGAAGGGCTGCCTTGAGGCCATGGTCAGCGGCGTCTTCGGCCGTTCGCTGGCCGCCAGATACCGAGCCAGCTACTTCCCGTTCACCGAACCGTCGCTCGAAATGGACATCGAGTGCTTCTCCTGCGGCGGCCACGACTCGTCCTGCCGAATCTGCAAAGGCACCGGCTGGCTTGAGATCGGCGGCATGGGCATGGTTCACCCGAGCGTCCTCCGCGCCGGCGGCGTCGATCCATCCCAGTTCACCGGCTTTGCATGGGGCATGGGACTTGACCGCATCGCCATGCTGAAATACGGATTGAACGACCTTCGGGCCCTGTTCGACGGCGACGTGAACTATCTTCTTTCGGGGAGGAATCAATAA
- a CDS encoding TrkH family potassium uptake protein: MFFFGASAGRPISPVDALFTATSAVCVTGLTVVGTDQLPLASQITILILIQLGGLGVMTAVTASFLLTGRRVGHYQRLLFTSSIGLDSQAGAVRLVRWIIASVFIIEGIGACCLWILFCGELPPGHALWNAVFHSVSAFCNAGFSLFPDNLASWHGSGVVPVVIACLIVIGGMGFIVLLDVALRLLRRRKTLSAHSRMVLWTTAVLLAGGSLLLWASSWSSGASWSANLKRLPEAMFMSVSARTAGFNIAPMTNVTSVGAFILCLLMLVGASPGSTGGGLKTTTVAVLAMTAIRETQGVRQVTVGRGGIPQSTINLSITLAVLYLSSIGTGIIVLGLVEPLPLKNIVFDAFSALGTVGLSLGDVGRYSPAGKLVLTLLMFWGRVGLLTFAYGLFRKSVSETGVTYPDASIPIG, from the coding sequence TTGTTTTTTTTCGGAGCCTCTGCCGGAAGGCCAATTTCGCCGGTCGACGCGTTGTTTACTGCCACGTCGGCCGTCTGCGTGACCGGGCTGACAGTCGTCGGCACAGATCAGCTGCCGTTGGCGTCCCAAATAACCATCCTGATTCTGATACAGCTTGGGGGACTGGGCGTCATGACTGCCGTCACGGCCAGCTTTTTGCTGACCGGCCGCCGAGTCGGCCACTATCAACGGCTCCTGTTTACCAGCTCTATCGGACTTGACAGCCAAGCCGGAGCTGTACGGCTCGTTCGGTGGATCATCGCCTCAGTATTCATCATCGAAGGGATTGGCGCTTGCTGCCTTTGGATTCTTTTCTGCGGGGAGCTCCCGCCGGGCCATGCCCTGTGGAACGCGGTCTTTCACAGCGTCAGCGCCTTCTGCAATGCCGGATTCAGTTTATTCCCTGACAACTTAGCCAGCTGGCACGGCTCTGGGGTTGTCCCGGTCGTCATCGCCTGCCTGATCGTGATCGGCGGAATGGGCTTTATCGTCCTTCTTGATGTGGCCCTTCGGCTTCTGCGGCGGCGTAAAACTCTTTCCGCTCACAGCCGAATGGTCCTGTGGACGACGGCAGTTCTGCTGGCCGGAGGGAGCCTTCTCCTGTGGGCTAGTTCTTGGTCGTCCGGCGCTTCGTGGAGCGCTAACCTGAAGCGGCTGCCGGAGGCCATGTTCATGTCCGTCTCGGCCCGCACGGCAGGGTTCAACATCGCCCCAATGACGAATGTAACGTCGGTGGGCGCTTTTATCCTGTGCCTGCTCATGCTTGTCGGGGCCTCCCCAGGCTCAACCGGCGGCGGCCTCAAGACGACCACCGTCGCCGTTTTGGCCATGACGGCAATCAGAGAGACCCAGGGCGTCCGCCAAGTCACAGTCGGCAGAGGGGGAATTCCCCAGTCGACGATCAACCTGTCCATCACTCTGGCGGTGCTGTACCTGTCGAGTATTGGAACTGGTATCATAGTCCTTGGGCTTGTAGAGCCCCTGCCGCTGAAGAACATCGTCTTCGACGCCTTTTCAGCCCTTGGAACTGTCGGGCTGTCGCTGGGCGACGTGGGACGCTACAGCCCGGCAGGGAAACTGGTGCTGACGCTCCTCATGTTCTGGGGGCGGGTTGGACTGCTCACGTTTGCCTACGGACTTTTCAGAAAGAGTGTCAGCGAAACTGGCGTCACCTATCCGGACGCCTCAATACCTATCGGCTAA
- a CDS encoding potassium channel family protein, translating into MPAASRNYFIIGLGRFGQALCERLSALGQYVIAADSRMDRVEAISPKVAYAVRLDGTDHQALINAGVQQADVAVVAIGADLESSILCTAILKELEIPKVIARAQTALHARVLTRVGASRVVFPERDLGTKLAEQEANRWLAGFYQVGTNYSMAELAPMPSMIGKSLKDHGFRNRFNANVVLIKRQDEQIFPSPETVIQADDLLYVVGDTANLTEWADKLNKTKEE; encoded by the coding sequence ATGCCTGCGGCTAGTCGCAACTATTTCATTATCGGGCTGGGACGGTTCGGCCAAGCGCTCTGCGAGCGGCTCTCGGCCCTTGGACAATACGTTATCGCCGCTGACTCCCGAATGGATCGGGTAGAGGCTATTTCCCCAAAGGTAGCCTATGCGGTCCGTCTTGACGGCACCGACCATCAGGCTCTGATCAACGCCGGCGTGCAGCAGGCTGACGTTGCCGTGGTCGCAATCGGGGCCGACCTAGAAAGCAGCATCCTCTGCACCGCCATCCTGAAGGAGCTCGAAATACCGAAGGTCATCGCCCGGGCCCAGACGGCGCTTCACGCCCGCGTGCTGACCCGCGTGGGCGCTTCGCGAGTCGTCTTCCCCGAGCGGGATCTGGGGACGAAACTTGCCGAACAGGAGGCGAACCGCTGGCTTGCCGGGTTCTATCAGGTCGGGACAAATTACTCCATGGCGGAGCTGGCCCCCATGCCGTCAATGATCGGGAAATCGCTGAAGGATCATGGCTTCCGAAATCGCTTCAACGCCAACGTAGTCCTGATTAAACGGCAGGATGAACAGATTTTCCCAAGCCCCGAAACAGTCATTCAAGCCGATGATCTGCTTTACGTTGTAGGCGATACGGCAAACCTCACCGAGTGGGCAGACAAGCTGAACAAAACGAAGGAGGAGTAA
- the pheT gene encoding phenylalanine--tRNA ligase subunit beta produces MLLSWNWLQQFVSIPAPIDQVADRLTVTGSEVESLTQVSPKVSGLRIAKVLETKVHPTKSGLTVTTLDLGNGERRPCVTAAKNVTAGCIVSYAPSGSTIADGMTLGFRDFDGFTSDGMMVSAAELGLPELSPVHGILLLPDDAPIGADLKTWLGLDDWVIDLSITPNRGDMLSYLGTAREIAALIPGASLHLPELRPALQQPGDWSVQFNGVTLEGDGCMAYRLGAADSVKVAASPLEWGVRLCLSGMRPVNNVVDATNIAMLALGQPLHAFDAASLPAPEITVRPARPGETMMSLDHKERVLSDGDLVISSGGVAVGLAGVMGGQNSEVTESTGAVLIESACFSAPAISRTSRRLGIPSEAAFRYARGVDPCLTELSLSWVKALLSQWGAARVYEKEILCQKKPFEPRRVFLTERKTALLTAQPDLAKTGKETLTRLGLVASAESAEGTEYVVPSWRNDLSIEEDLIEEVARIHGYQDSRPRIPELYGPGQLGEFMSLHRQIREAAMARGYSEAITYSFISPDWLQKIDYPEIDSCKTLTNPISADLSVMRPTILPSLLAAVSKAEKRGWRDEIRLFECGKAFVPSPEGTVEFDRLCGVVYAGAERRRLYGARTAEDFFSVKADLLALLVSRGVRGTFIPASLPWGHAGQTAQVLLNGKPAGYLAQLKPSISSAWDLSAPLFFFEIDLAPLARPFKPCYKQSGEFPPVYRDIALLADRGASSEAIASEILELGKPVLRSVKLFDLYCGQGIPEDKKSLAFSMAYRLDDRTMTDAEVESRHSALRQALEKKGYVLR; encoded by the coding sequence ATGCTGCTCTCGTGGAACTGGCTCCAGCAATTCGTCTCGATTCCCGCTCCGATCGATCAAGTAGCTGACCGGCTGACCGTCACCGGCAGCGAAGTCGAGTCATTGACCCAAGTCTCACCAAAAGTAAGCGGCCTTCGGATTGCAAAAGTCTTGGAGACGAAAGTCCACCCCACAAAATCCGGTCTGACCGTCACGACCCTCGACTTGGGGAACGGCGAACGTCGGCCCTGCGTCACCGCGGCGAAAAACGTCACCGCCGGCTGCATCGTCTCGTACGCGCCGAGCGGCTCAACGATTGCCGACGGGATGACTTTGGGCTTTAGGGACTTCGACGGGTTCACCAGCGACGGCATGATGGTATCGGCAGCCGAGCTCGGCCTGCCGGAGCTCTCGCCCGTTCACGGCATTTTGCTTCTCCCAGACGACGCCCCGATCGGCGCCGACCTGAAAACATGGCTCGGCCTTGATGACTGGGTGATCGACCTGTCCATCACGCCGAACAGAGGCGACATGCTCAGCTACCTCGGCACGGCCCGAGAGATCGCCGCCCTGATTCCCGGCGCTTCGCTGCACCTGCCGGAGCTTCGCCCCGCCTTGCAGCAGCCTGGGGACTGGAGCGTCCAGTTCAACGGCGTAACCCTCGAAGGCGACGGCTGTATGGCCTATCGCCTAGGCGCCGCCGACAGCGTGAAGGTGGCGGCTTCGCCTCTCGAATGGGGCGTCAGGCTCTGCCTGTCGGGCATGAGGCCCGTCAACAACGTCGTTGACGCGACCAACATCGCCATGCTGGCATTGGGTCAGCCCCTGCACGCCTTCGACGCCGCTAGCCTGCCCGCGCCTGAAATTACCGTCAGACCGGCCCGGCCCGGCGAGACCATGATGAGCTTGGACCACAAAGAGCGGGTTCTCTCGGACGGAGATCTCGTCATCTCGTCCGGCGGAGTAGCCGTCGGACTGGCTGGCGTCATGGGCGGGCAGAACTCAGAGGTGACAGAGAGCACGGGCGCGGTGCTGATTGAAAGCGCCTGCTTCAGCGCGCCCGCCATATCGCGCACTTCGCGCCGCCTTGGCATTCCAAGCGAGGCCGCTTTCCGCTACGCCAGAGGCGTCGACCCGTGCCTGACCGAGCTTTCTCTCAGCTGGGTCAAAGCCCTGCTGAGCCAGTGGGGCGCCGCTCGGGTATACGAAAAAGAGATCCTCTGTCAGAAAAAGCCCTTTGAGCCCCGCCGGGTGTTCCTGACGGAGAGAAAGACTGCATTGCTGACCGCTCAGCCGGATCTGGCTAAGACGGGCAAAGAGACGCTGACGCGCCTCGGCCTTGTCGCCAGCGCCGAATCGGCCGAAGGAACGGAATACGTCGTTCCCAGCTGGAGAAATGACCTGTCCATCGAAGAGGACCTCATCGAAGAGGTCGCCCGCATTCACGGGTATCAGGACTCGCGCCCTCGGATTCCCGAACTCTACGGCCCGGGCCAGCTGGGCGAGTTCATGTCCCTTCACCGGCAGATTCGCGAAGCGGCCATGGCCCGCGGCTACTCAGAAGCTATAACCTACAGCTTCATCAGCCCGGATTGGCTTCAGAAGATCGACTATCCGGAAATTGACTCGTGCAAAACGTTAACGAACCCGATCAGCGCTGACTTGTCGGTCATGCGCCCGACCATTCTCCCGTCGCTGCTGGCTGCTGTCAGCAAAGCGGAAAAACGAGGTTGGCGGGACGAAATCAGGCTGTTCGAGTGCGGCAAGGCGTTTGTCCCGTCTCCGGAGGGAACCGTCGAGTTTGACAGACTTTGCGGCGTCGTGTACGCCGGTGCAGAGCGACGCCGCTTGTACGGCGCACGGACCGCCGAAGACTTCTTCTCCGTCAAGGCGGATCTGCTGGCCCTCCTCGTGAGCCGCGGCGTTAGAGGAACCTTCATCCCGGCCTCTTTGCCTTGGGGACACGCGGGGCAGACCGCCCAGGTCCTTCTGAACGGGAAACCGGCTGGGTATTTGGCCCAGCTCAAGCCGTCAATCTCGTCGGCTTGGGATCTTTCCGCGCCGCTGTTCTTCTTTGAAATCGATCTTGCTCCTCTTGCGCGCCCGTTCAAGCCCTGCTATAAGCAGAGCGGAGAATTCCCGCCGGTGTATCGGGACATCGCACTTTTGGCGGACAGAGGCGCGTCGTCTGAGGCCATCGCCAGCGAGATATTGGAGCTGGGCAAGCCGGTGCTTCGGTCGGTCAAGCTGTTTGACCTGTACTGCGGCCAAGGAATCCCAGAGGACAAAAAGAGCCTGGCCTTCTCGATGGCCTACCGGCTGGACGACCGGACGATGACCGACGCAGAAGTGGAAAGCCGGCATTCGGCACTTCGGCAGGCCCTAGAGAAGAAAGGCTACGTGCTGCGTTAA